One window of the Syntrophorhabdaceae bacterium genome contains the following:
- a CDS encoding sensor histidine kinase, with translation IILNELLTNAMKHAFDGMEEGIIRVALSMIDSHVVFIVEDSGKGISEDVDGLNSEGFGLQLVSMLTEQLEGVLRIERTNGSRFTLEFDL, from the coding sequence CATCATTCTTAATGAATTGCTCACCAATGCCATGAAACACGCCTTTGACGGGATGGAAGAAGGGATCATCAGGGTGGCCCTGTCAATGATCGACAGCCATGTGGTTTTTATCGTTGAAGACAGCGGGAAAGGCATTTCCGAAGACGTCGATGGGTTGAATTCGGAAGGTTTCGGGCTCCAGCTCGTGAGCATGCTCACGGAGCAGCTCGAGGGCGTCCTTCGCATCGAGCGAACCAACGGATCGCGGTTTACCCTGGAGTTCGACCTCTAA
- a CDS encoding PAS domain S-box protein, translating to MLVVEDERIVGKDIEKRLKDLGYEVMGVVSTGIKTLEKIEGSLPDLVLMDIKLKGDMDGIEAAEAIKSRFDIPVVYLTAYADEATLDRAKVTEPFGYILKPFNERELCATVEMALYKHKMEKRLAQNEQWLSTTLRSIGDGVIATDVAGTVTFMNPMAEAFTGIGQDDVLGRQFSEFFVITEEGLHNLPENFLIKAITEGVGTASLVHSTLMVRNGRRIPVDSSVAPIRNTKGAVSGAVLVFRDVTERKTAEEVLRESEERFRLSFDQSPVGEAIVSLNLRFLRVNRELCRITGYSREELADLGLRDVIHEDDLGISLEQAKGLKSGKVNQYQMDARCVRKEGPAIWVHLTSGLMKDSQGKPLYFLVNVEDIHERRQLESQLAHSQEMKVLGQLAAGVAHEVRNPLNAILAITEALFQDIGSNEEYEPYLEHIRTQVNRLSALMKDLLELGKPIQSSLLRRESLQAICATSLDLWKQTKISETHPVRFISELEGDDVQVTVDSSRLQQIFLNLLDNSAQHSPEGGEIDLALLLPSSGTARVRIADRGAGIPADKVEKVFEPFFTTRRGGVGLGLSIVKHFIESMAGSARVWNNDPPPGCTVEVALPVARGDDS from the coding sequence ATTCTTGTTGTCGAAGATGAGAGAATCGTCGGCAAAGACATAGAGAAAAGATTGAAAGACCTGGGTTACGAGGTAATGGGAGTGGTTTCCACCGGCATCAAGACCCTTGAAAAAATCGAAGGGTCCCTTCCGGACCTTGTCCTCATGGATATAAAGCTGAAAGGAGATATGGACGGCATAGAGGCTGCCGAGGCAATCAAAAGCCGTTTTGACATACCCGTAGTCTATCTCACCGCCTATGCCGATGAAGCCACCCTGGACCGTGCCAAGGTGACGGAGCCCTTCGGGTACATTCTGAAACCTTTCAATGAAAGGGAGCTTTGCGCCACCGTGGAGATGGCGCTTTATAAGCATAAAATGGAAAAGAGACTCGCCCAGAACGAGCAGTGGCTCTCGACTACGCTGAGGAGCATCGGCGACGGGGTCATCGCCACCGATGTAGCGGGCACGGTGACTTTTATGAACCCGATGGCCGAAGCTTTCACCGGAATTGGACAGGATGACGTCCTCGGCAGGCAATTCTCCGAATTTTTTGTGATCACTGAAGAGGGGCTTCATAACCTTCCGGAAAATTTTCTCATAAAGGCGATTACGGAAGGGGTGGGTACGGCGTCCCTGGTCCATTCCACCCTCATGGTACGTAATGGGCGCAGGATACCGGTAGATTCGAGTGTTGCGCCTATCAGGAACACGAAGGGGGCCGTGAGCGGTGCGGTGCTGGTATTCAGGGACGTGACGGAGCGGAAGACTGCGGAGGAGGTGCTTCGGGAGAGCGAGGAGCGGTTCAGGCTCAGCTTCGACCAATCGCCTGTGGGCGAGGCGATCGTTTCCCTCAATCTCCGGTTCCTCCGTGTAAACCGGGAGCTTTGCCGCATTACAGGGTATTCCAGGGAAGAGCTTGCCGATCTCGGACTGCGGGATGTGATTCACGAGGATGACCTTGGGATAAGCCTCGAGCAAGCAAAGGGCTTGAAGTCGGGCAAGGTCAACCAGTATCAGATGGACGCGAGGTGCGTCCGGAAAGAGGGGCCTGCCATCTGGGTCCATCTCACTTCGGGTCTCATGAAGGACAGCCAGGGTAAACCGCTCTATTTTCTCGTCAACGTGGAGGATATTCATGAGCGCAGACAGCTTGAATCCCAGCTCGCCCATTCCCAGGAGATGAAGGTCCTGGGGCAGCTCGCCGCGGGGGTTGCCCACGAGGTGCGTAATCCTCTGAATGCCATATTGGCGATTACGGAGGCGCTTTTTCAGGATATAGGAAGCAACGAAGAGTACGAGCCCTACCTGGAGCACATAAGGACCCAGGTCAATAGGCTCTCCGCGTTGATGAAAGATCTGCTCGAGCTCGGCAAGCCGATACAATCCTCTCTTCTTAGACGCGAATCGCTCCAGGCCATATGCGCGACAAGCCTCGACCTCTGGAAACAGACGAAGATTTCGGAGACCCATCCTGTCCGCTTCATCTCGGAGCTTGAAGGAGATGACGTGCAGGTGACCGTGGATAGCTCACGACTCCAGCAGATATTCCTCAACCTCCTCGATAACAGCGCCCAGCATAGTCCCGAGGGTGGCGAAATCGATCTTGCCCTCCTCCTGCCTTCTTCCGGAACCGCGCGGGTCAGGATTGCCGACAGGGGCGCCGGTATTCCGGCGGATAAGGTGGAGAAGGTCTTCGAGCCCTTTTTTACCACCCGCAGGGGAGGGGTCGGCCTCGGCCTCAGCATCGTCAAGCATTTCATCGAGTCCATGGCAGGCTCGGCACGGGTATGGAATAACGATCCTCCTCCGGGATGCACCGTGGAGGTGGCGCTGCCGGTTGCCCGCGGAGACGATTCATGA